Proteins encoded within one genomic window of Platichthys flesus chromosome 17, fPlaFle2.1, whole genome shotgun sequence:
- the rxrba gene encoding retinoic acid receptor RXR-beta-A isoform X1, which produces MGDSRDSRSPDSSSVSSPPSGQRSPPLVPSAASMTSHPPTTTSGVNSPISSIGSPFSVISSSLGSPCLPGTPSVGYGPISSPQINSTVSMSGLHAVSSSDDVKPPLGLQPLSPHSPGPMLSQKRLCAICGDRSSGKHYGVYSCEGCKGFFKRTVRKDLTYTCRDSKDCMVDKRQRNRCQYCRYQKCLANGMKREVAKMNDRSVQEERQRNREREGEVESTSAVNEEMPVEKILEAEVAVEQKTELHADGSSGGSSPNDPVTNICQAADKQLFTLVEWAKRIPHFSELQLDDQVILLRAGWNELLIASFSHRSISVKDGILLATGLHVHRSSAHSAGVGAIFDRAHNAEVGAIFDRVLTELVSKMRDMQMDKSELGCLRAIILFNPDAKGLSNPSEVELLRERVYASLESYCKQKYPDQQGRFAKLLLRLPALRSIGLKCLEHLFFFKLIGDTPIDTFLMEMLEAPHQLP; this is translated from the exons ATGGGAGACAGCAGAG ATTCTCGTAGCCCGGACAGCTCATCTGTGTCCTCCCCTCCTTCAGGCCAACGCTCCCCCCCACTGGTTCCCTCCGCTGCTTCCATGACTTCCCatcctcccaccaccaccagcggAGTCAACAGCCCGATCAGTAGCATCGGCTCCCCCTTTTCTGTCATCAGCTCTTCACTGGGCTCACCCTGCCTCCCCGGCACACCGTCGGTGGGCTACGGCCCCATTAGCAGCCCACAG ATCAACTCAACAGTGTCCATGTCGGGGCTCCATGCAGTGAGCAGCTCTGATGATGTGAAGCCTCCACTGGGCTTGCAGCCGCTGTCACCCCACAGCCCTGGGCCGATGCTTTCCCAGAAACGCCTTTGTGCCATCTGTGGAGACAGATCCTCTG GTAAGCACTATGGCGTCTACAGCTGTGAGGGCTGCAAAGGCTTCTTCAAGAGAACAGTGCGCAAAGATCTGACGTACACATGTCGGGACAGTAAAGACTGTATGGTGGATAAGAGACAGAGGAACCGCTGCCAGTACTGCCGCTACCAGAAGTGCCTGGCTAACGGCATGAAGAGAGAAG TGGCCAAGATGAACGACAGAT CTGTCCAAGAGGAACGGCAGAGGAACAGGGAACGAGAGGGCGAGGTGGAGTCGACGAGTGCAGTGAATGAGGAGATGCCAGTGGAGAAGATTTTGGAGGCGGAGGTGGCTGTGGAGCAGAAGACCGAGCTTCATGCAGATGGCAGTTCAGGAGGCAGCTCT CCCAACGATCCTGTCACCAACATCTGTCAGGCAGCAGACAAGCAGCTTTTCACCCTGGTGGAGTGGGCCAAGAGGATCCCTCacttctctgagctgcagctggacgaCCAGGTCATCCTGCTTCGTGCAG GCTGGAATGAACTCTTGATTGCATCGTTCTCCCATCGCTCCATCTCAGTGAAGGACGGAATCCTACTGGCCACCGGCCTTCACGTCCACAGGAGCAGTGCTCACAGTGCTGGTGTAGGAGCGATCTTTGACAG GGCGCACAATGCTGAGGTTGGGGCCATATTTGACAG GGTTTTGACAGAGCTTGTTAGTAAGATGAGAGACATGCAAATGGACAAGTCTGAGCTGGGCTGCCTTCGAGCCATCATCCTCTTCAACCCAG ATGCCAAGGGCTTGTCCAACCCCAGTGAGGTGGAGCTCCTGAGAGAGCGGGTGTACGCATCCCTCGAGTCTTACTGCAAACAGAAGTATCCCGATCAGCAGGGCAG GTTTGCAAagctcctcctccgtctcccagCACTGCGCTCCATTGGTCTGAAGTGCCTTGAGCACCTGTTCTTCTTCAAACTGATCGGTGACACGCCCATCGACACCTTCCTGATGGAGATGCTGGAGGCGCCTCACCAGCTCCCCTAG
- the rxrba gene encoding retinoic acid receptor RXR-beta-A isoform X3, translated as MGDSRDSRSPDSSSVSSPPSGQRSPPLVPSAASMTSHPPTTTSGVNSPISSIGSPFSVISSSLGSPCLPGTPSVGYGPISSPQINSTVSMSGLHAVSSSDDVKPPLGLQPLSPHSPGPMLSQKRLCAICGDRSSGKHYGVYSCEGCKGFFKRTVRKDLTYTCRDSKDCMVDKRQRNRCQYCRYQKCLANGMKREVAKMNDRSVQEERQRNREREGEVESTSAVNEEMPVEKILEAEVAVEQKTELHADGSSGGSSPNDPVTNICQAADKQLFTLVEWAKRIPHFSELQLDDQVILLRAGWNELLIASFSHRSISVKDGILLATGLHVHRSSAHSAGVGAIFDRVLTELVSKMRDMQMDKSELGCLRAIILFNPDAKGLSNPSEVELLRERVYASLESYCKQKYPDQQGRFAKLLLRLPALRSIGLKCLEHLFFFKLIGDTPIDTFLMEMLEAPHQLP; from the exons ATGGGAGACAGCAGAG ATTCTCGTAGCCCGGACAGCTCATCTGTGTCCTCCCCTCCTTCAGGCCAACGCTCCCCCCCACTGGTTCCCTCCGCTGCTTCCATGACTTCCCatcctcccaccaccaccagcggAGTCAACAGCCCGATCAGTAGCATCGGCTCCCCCTTTTCTGTCATCAGCTCTTCACTGGGCTCACCCTGCCTCCCCGGCACACCGTCGGTGGGCTACGGCCCCATTAGCAGCCCACAG ATCAACTCAACAGTGTCCATGTCGGGGCTCCATGCAGTGAGCAGCTCTGATGATGTGAAGCCTCCACTGGGCTTGCAGCCGCTGTCACCCCACAGCCCTGGGCCGATGCTTTCCCAGAAACGCCTTTGTGCCATCTGTGGAGACAGATCCTCTG GTAAGCACTATGGCGTCTACAGCTGTGAGGGCTGCAAAGGCTTCTTCAAGAGAACAGTGCGCAAAGATCTGACGTACACATGTCGGGACAGTAAAGACTGTATGGTGGATAAGAGACAGAGGAACCGCTGCCAGTACTGCCGCTACCAGAAGTGCCTGGCTAACGGCATGAAGAGAGAAG TGGCCAAGATGAACGACAGAT CTGTCCAAGAGGAACGGCAGAGGAACAGGGAACGAGAGGGCGAGGTGGAGTCGACGAGTGCAGTGAATGAGGAGATGCCAGTGGAGAAGATTTTGGAGGCGGAGGTGGCTGTGGAGCAGAAGACCGAGCTTCATGCAGATGGCAGTTCAGGAGGCAGCTCT CCCAACGATCCTGTCACCAACATCTGTCAGGCAGCAGACAAGCAGCTTTTCACCCTGGTGGAGTGGGCCAAGAGGATCCCTCacttctctgagctgcagctggacgaCCAGGTCATCCTGCTTCGTGCAG GCTGGAATGAACTCTTGATTGCATCGTTCTCCCATCGCTCCATCTCAGTGAAGGACGGAATCCTACTGGCCACCGGCCTTCACGTCCACAGGAGCAGTGCTCACAGTGCTGGTGTAGGAGCGATCTTTGACAG GGTTTTGACAGAGCTTGTTAGTAAGATGAGAGACATGCAAATGGACAAGTCTGAGCTGGGCTGCCTTCGAGCCATCATCCTCTTCAACCCAG ATGCCAAGGGCTTGTCCAACCCCAGTGAGGTGGAGCTCCTGAGAGAGCGGGTGTACGCATCCCTCGAGTCTTACTGCAAACAGAAGTATCCCGATCAGCAGGGCAG GTTTGCAAagctcctcctccgtctcccagCACTGCGCTCCATTGGTCTGAAGTGCCTTGAGCACCTGTTCTTCTTCAAACTGATCGGTGACACGCCCATCGACACCTTCCTGATGGAGATGCTGGAGGCGCCTCACCAGCTCCCCTAG
- the rxrba gene encoding retinoic acid receptor RXR-beta-A isoform X4 — MGDSRDSRSPDSSSVSSPPSGQRSPPLVPSAASMTSHPPTTTSGVNSPISSIGSPFSVISSSLGSPCLPGTPSVGYGPISSPQINSTVSMSGLHAVSSSDDVKPPLGLQPLSPHSPGPMLSQKRLCAICGDRSSGKHYGVYSCEGCKGFFKRTVRKDLTYTCRDSKDCMVDKRQRNRCQYCRYQKCLANGMKREAVQEERQRNREREGEVESTSAVNEEMPVEKILEAEVAVEQKTELHADGSSGGSSPNDPVTNICQAADKQLFTLVEWAKRIPHFSELQLDDQVILLRAGWNELLIASFSHRSISVKDGILLATGLHVHRSSAHSAGVGAIFDRVLTELVSKMRDMQMDKSELGCLRAIILFNPDAKGLSNPSEVELLRERVYASLESYCKQKYPDQQGRFAKLLLRLPALRSIGLKCLEHLFFFKLIGDTPIDTFLMEMLEAPHQLP, encoded by the exons ATGGGAGACAGCAGAG ATTCTCGTAGCCCGGACAGCTCATCTGTGTCCTCCCCTCCTTCAGGCCAACGCTCCCCCCCACTGGTTCCCTCCGCTGCTTCCATGACTTCCCatcctcccaccaccaccagcggAGTCAACAGCCCGATCAGTAGCATCGGCTCCCCCTTTTCTGTCATCAGCTCTTCACTGGGCTCACCCTGCCTCCCCGGCACACCGTCGGTGGGCTACGGCCCCATTAGCAGCCCACAG ATCAACTCAACAGTGTCCATGTCGGGGCTCCATGCAGTGAGCAGCTCTGATGATGTGAAGCCTCCACTGGGCTTGCAGCCGCTGTCACCCCACAGCCCTGGGCCGATGCTTTCCCAGAAACGCCTTTGTGCCATCTGTGGAGACAGATCCTCTG GTAAGCACTATGGCGTCTACAGCTGTGAGGGCTGCAAAGGCTTCTTCAAGAGAACAGTGCGCAAAGATCTGACGTACACATGTCGGGACAGTAAAGACTGTATGGTGGATAAGAGACAGAGGAACCGCTGCCAGTACTGCCGCTACCAGAAGTGCCTGGCTAACGGCATGAAGAGAGAAG CTGTCCAAGAGGAACGGCAGAGGAACAGGGAACGAGAGGGCGAGGTGGAGTCGACGAGTGCAGTGAATGAGGAGATGCCAGTGGAGAAGATTTTGGAGGCGGAGGTGGCTGTGGAGCAGAAGACCGAGCTTCATGCAGATGGCAGTTCAGGAGGCAGCTCT CCCAACGATCCTGTCACCAACATCTGTCAGGCAGCAGACAAGCAGCTTTTCACCCTGGTGGAGTGGGCCAAGAGGATCCCTCacttctctgagctgcagctggacgaCCAGGTCATCCTGCTTCGTGCAG GCTGGAATGAACTCTTGATTGCATCGTTCTCCCATCGCTCCATCTCAGTGAAGGACGGAATCCTACTGGCCACCGGCCTTCACGTCCACAGGAGCAGTGCTCACAGTGCTGGTGTAGGAGCGATCTTTGACAG GGTTTTGACAGAGCTTGTTAGTAAGATGAGAGACATGCAAATGGACAAGTCTGAGCTGGGCTGCCTTCGAGCCATCATCCTCTTCAACCCAG ATGCCAAGGGCTTGTCCAACCCCAGTGAGGTGGAGCTCCTGAGAGAGCGGGTGTACGCATCCCTCGAGTCTTACTGCAAACAGAAGTATCCCGATCAGCAGGGCAG GTTTGCAAagctcctcctccgtctcccagCACTGCGCTCCATTGGTCTGAAGTGCCTTGAGCACCTGTTCTTCTTCAAACTGATCGGTGACACGCCCATCGACACCTTCCTGATGGAGATGCTGGAGGCGCCTCACCAGCTCCCCTAG
- the rxrba gene encoding retinoic acid receptor RXR-beta-A isoform X2 — MGDSRDSRSPDSSSVSSPPSGQRSPPLVPSAASMTSHPPTTTSGVNSPISSIGSPFSVISSSLGSPCLPGTPSVGYGPISSPQINSTVSMSGLHAVSSSDDVKPPLGLQPLSPHSPGPMLSQKRLCAICGDRSSGKHYGVYSCEGCKGFFKRTVRKDLTYTCRDSKDCMVDKRQRNRCQYCRYQKCLANGMKREAVQEERQRNREREGEVESTSAVNEEMPVEKILEAEVAVEQKTELHADGSSGGSSPNDPVTNICQAADKQLFTLVEWAKRIPHFSELQLDDQVILLRAGWNELLIASFSHRSISVKDGILLATGLHVHRSSAHSAGVGAIFDRAHNAEVGAIFDRVLTELVSKMRDMQMDKSELGCLRAIILFNPDAKGLSNPSEVELLRERVYASLESYCKQKYPDQQGRFAKLLLRLPALRSIGLKCLEHLFFFKLIGDTPIDTFLMEMLEAPHQLP, encoded by the exons ATGGGAGACAGCAGAG ATTCTCGTAGCCCGGACAGCTCATCTGTGTCCTCCCCTCCTTCAGGCCAACGCTCCCCCCCACTGGTTCCCTCCGCTGCTTCCATGACTTCCCatcctcccaccaccaccagcggAGTCAACAGCCCGATCAGTAGCATCGGCTCCCCCTTTTCTGTCATCAGCTCTTCACTGGGCTCACCCTGCCTCCCCGGCACACCGTCGGTGGGCTACGGCCCCATTAGCAGCCCACAG ATCAACTCAACAGTGTCCATGTCGGGGCTCCATGCAGTGAGCAGCTCTGATGATGTGAAGCCTCCACTGGGCTTGCAGCCGCTGTCACCCCACAGCCCTGGGCCGATGCTTTCCCAGAAACGCCTTTGTGCCATCTGTGGAGACAGATCCTCTG GTAAGCACTATGGCGTCTACAGCTGTGAGGGCTGCAAAGGCTTCTTCAAGAGAACAGTGCGCAAAGATCTGACGTACACATGTCGGGACAGTAAAGACTGTATGGTGGATAAGAGACAGAGGAACCGCTGCCAGTACTGCCGCTACCAGAAGTGCCTGGCTAACGGCATGAAGAGAGAAG CTGTCCAAGAGGAACGGCAGAGGAACAGGGAACGAGAGGGCGAGGTGGAGTCGACGAGTGCAGTGAATGAGGAGATGCCAGTGGAGAAGATTTTGGAGGCGGAGGTGGCTGTGGAGCAGAAGACCGAGCTTCATGCAGATGGCAGTTCAGGAGGCAGCTCT CCCAACGATCCTGTCACCAACATCTGTCAGGCAGCAGACAAGCAGCTTTTCACCCTGGTGGAGTGGGCCAAGAGGATCCCTCacttctctgagctgcagctggacgaCCAGGTCATCCTGCTTCGTGCAG GCTGGAATGAACTCTTGATTGCATCGTTCTCCCATCGCTCCATCTCAGTGAAGGACGGAATCCTACTGGCCACCGGCCTTCACGTCCACAGGAGCAGTGCTCACAGTGCTGGTGTAGGAGCGATCTTTGACAG GGCGCACAATGCTGAGGTTGGGGCCATATTTGACAG GGTTTTGACAGAGCTTGTTAGTAAGATGAGAGACATGCAAATGGACAAGTCTGAGCTGGGCTGCCTTCGAGCCATCATCCTCTTCAACCCAG ATGCCAAGGGCTTGTCCAACCCCAGTGAGGTGGAGCTCCTGAGAGAGCGGGTGTACGCATCCCTCGAGTCTTACTGCAAACAGAAGTATCCCGATCAGCAGGGCAG GTTTGCAAagctcctcctccgtctcccagCACTGCGCTCCATTGGTCTGAAGTGCCTTGAGCACCTGTTCTTCTTCAAACTGATCGGTGACACGCCCATCGACACCTTCCTGATGGAGATGCTGGAGGCGCCTCACCAGCTCCCCTAG